The following are encoded together in the Phaseolus vulgaris cultivar G19833 chromosome 9, P. vulgaris v2.0, whole genome shotgun sequence genome:
- the LOC137822143 gene encoding uncharacterized protein: MRALQEEMVASRANQERIQADLVTTQATSEELRRSYEELCRDLQTRAGEREGADQEPMTPPKEFPTPFSQEIVDVAIPVTLVGPKVTFTGTDDPEAHLMAFHTQMMLVGGSGATISRKVFEGVPPPLWSTVVRLNLEDERMMVHAFRKGIVPGPFSESLIQNHPKTFTEIRRRTVAHIAAEEEVSEKRMCVVPTCPRATGRPQTLRVHEATTEKKTPAKQQPYQPRKPQTRGRERENMPPRHDFVVELKDLIVIPNVVERLKVPPKTDKRLGPNKNAWFEFHQAFDHPIRNCLAMGHQLDELVKNGLLRDYLQEKQGTKDMATTGGGPRHEVPVHSEVHTIIGGFSGGGCTASQRRRYARAVMSVEAQRTDDAFDVDLVFTKA, translated from the exons ATGCGAGCCCTTCAGGAAGAGATGGTCGCGTCGAGAGCAAACCAAGAGCGTATCCAAGCTGACTTGGTGACGACGCAAGCAACGAGTGAAGAACTGCGTCGTTCATATGAGGAACTGTGCAGAGATCTGCAAACCCGCGCAGGTGAGCGTGAGGGTGCAGATCAAGAGCCTATGACACCGCCCAAGGAGTTCCCGACGCCGTTCTCGCAAGAAATTGTGGATGTCGCAATACCAGTCACCCTCGTAGGGCCTAAGGTGACCTTCACTGGTACAGATGATCCGGAGGCCCACCTCATGGCTTTCCATACACAAATGATGCTGGTTGGGGGCTCCGGTGCG ACAATATCAAGGAAAGTCTTTGAAGGAGTTCCTccaccgctttggagcacagtAGTGAGGTTGAACCTCGAGGACGAAAGGATGATGGTGCATGCGTTCAGGAAGGGCATTGTGCCAGGACCCTTCAGCGAGTCACTCATCCAAAACCACCCTAAGACCTTCACCGAGATAAGGCGTCGCACGGTGGCTCATATTGCGGCGGAGGAAGAAGTTAGCGAGAAACGCATGTGCGTGGTTCCCACGTGCCCGCGTGCAACAGGTCGCCCTCAAACcctaagggtgcatgaggcaacgACAGAGAAGAAGACTCCCGCGAAGCAGCAACCCTATCAACCAAGGAAGCCTCAAACCAGGGGACGCGAGAGGGAGAACATGCCACCAAGGCACGACTTCGTGGTAGAATTAAAGGACCTCATCGTTATCCCAAACGTAGTGGAGAGGCTGAAGGTACCTCCTAAGACCGACAAGAGGCTCGGGCCCAACAAGAATGCCTGGTttgagttccaccaagcattCGACCATCCCATACGCAACTGCTTGGCAATGGGACaccagctagatgagttggTAAAGAACGGTCTCCTGAGGGATTACTTGCAAGAAAAACAGGGGACCAAGGACATGGCGACGACAGGGGGTGGCCCGAGGCACGAAGTCCCCGTGCACAGTGAGGTTCACACCATCATAGGAGGATTCTCAGGAGGAGGTTGTACTGCTTCTCAGCGAAGGAGATACGCTCGGGCGGTGATGTCAGTAGAAGCGCAAAGGACCGACGACGCCTTCGACGtcgaccttgtcttcaccaaggcctGA